CTCGGCCGGGTGGATGCTGATCGGCCTGGCGTTCCTCTTTCCGCTTGGCCGGATCGCCTTCGGTCGAGCGATCGGTCGACTGGCCCTGGCCATGGGTGTGCTCCAGCCCTACCTGGTCTGGTTCTCCCAGGAAGTCCGCGTCTATGGCCTTCTCTTCGCCCTGAGCAGCCTGAGCACGCTGGAGCTGCTGCGGGCGCTTCAACGAAACCGCTGGTCCAGCTGGCTCCGCTATGGCGTGGCCATCGCGGCCGCGTGTTATACCCATCTCACCGCGCTCTGGATGATCACTGCTCATCTGGCGCTGGCCGCATGGGAAGGGAGGCGCCTGGGGTGGCCGCCGCGGTGGCTGCTTGCTCTAACGGTCATCCTGCTTGCTGGATGGCCCCTGGCCCTGCGGGCATGGCTCAGCCAGCAGGGCACCGTGTTCTGGTGGAATCCTCCCCAGCCCCTGGGAGCTGCCGTCCAGCTCCTGATCATCACCTGGACTGTTTACCAGATCCCGCCCGGGTTTCCAGAGGCTGTCCTTTGGATTTACATGGGGGCGGTGCTGCTCATCGGCCTCCTTCGGCTTCGGGGTTTCTCCCCCGTGCGGTGGGGGATCAGCCTGGGGCTCGGATGGGGGCTCTGGTATCTGACGAGCCAGCGGTTCCCCCTCACCTCTCCGCGCTACTGGATGAGCCTCACCCCCATGTTCCTGATCGGGCTGGCGGCCCTCATCGCCTGGGGGAAGCCTTCTGCTCGGAGCCGGGCGTGGATGGTCGCGGCATGGATGGGGTGGGTGGGGATCAGCGTCCCCGGCTTGCGGGAGCTCTGGTCCCCCCGGAGCGCCAAGGAGGATTGGCGTGGAGCGGCCGCATGGATTTCCGCATATGCTGGACCCCGGGACGGAGCGCTCTTCTTTGCGGAATATGTTCGCTTCCCGTTCTTTCATTATTATCGGAAGCCCCTGGATCATCGGGCGTTTGCGCATCCCCTCCCGGATCGCTCCGTCGCCGAGCGGACTTTAAACGACCTGGGCCTGGAGCAATATGAAACCCTCTGGTATATCCGGGCCCACGCGGACTGGGCCGATCCCCAGGACCTGGTGGATCAGGTGCTGCGGTCCCGGTATCCGGTTCGGATGGAAGTTTTCCCGGAGAAGATCCGCATCCGGGCCTACGCGATCCGCTGGCAGCGGGAGGATCTTCCTCCAGGGGCTCGACCCACCTTCCTGTCGTTCCCGGGCGGATGGATCCTGCGAGGGTTCCAGCATGCAGGCTCGGGAGGGGTGCGCCCGCGAGCCTGGGGCGTTTTCCCGCCAACCCGTCAGCTCCATCTCACCCTTTACTGGCAGCGAAGGGCCGCTCATCGCTCCGAGGTTCATCTCCGTGCCGCGCTGATGGATTCCGGGGGGCGCCTCCGCGGGGAGGCGCTTCCCCCTCGGGATGGTCTCCTCCTCCGGCATCCCCCTGCTGAGTGGCCGGTGGGTCCCCTCATTGTGGATGATCGGGACCTGCTCCTTCCGGAGGATCTGCCCCCCGGCCGCTATAGGCTGGCGGTCTGGGTGGAACAGCCTGGAGAGGCCTCCCCATCTCCCCAGATCCTGGACGAGATCGAGGTCCTCCCGTGATGCGAGGCACAGCAGCGGGACATCGCCGGGCGATCCCGGTTGCCGCTCTCGCTCTCCTGGGGGCGGGCTTCTTTCTGCGCGTGTGGCGGATTGCGCTTCCCTCCCTGCGGGGAGATGAAGCCTTCTCGTGGATGATCGCCCGCCAGGATCCCGGGTCGATCCTCCGGTTCATCTGGGAGGCCCGGGAGCCCCATTCTCCGCTGCCCTTTCTCTGGATGAAGGTATGGATAGGATGGGCAGGCGACGGGGAGTTTACGCTGCGCTTCCATTCGTTGTTTCTGACCTTCCTGATCCTCCCGCTGGTGGGCTGGTGGCTTCGATCTCTCGGCCGTGATCGGGCGATCGCCATAGCGGGGATGGCTCTGGCCAGCGTTCACCCCTATCTGATCTGGCAGAGCCAGGACGCCCGGCAATATGGGACATTGGCGTTCTTTGGCGTTGCGGAGCCGGCGGCGCTCCTGCAGGCGCTGCGCACGGGCCGGAAGCGGGACTGGGCGCTCTTCATCCTGATCGGGACGCTGGGCGCCTATTATCATTACAATCTGATCATCCTGTTCGCGCTGCAAGGACTGTGGATCGTCGCTTTCCGGCGTCGCCTTCTCCGGCCATGGGGGATGGCCCAGGGGGCGGTCCTGATGCTCTTCCTCCCCGGGGCGATTCTGGCCGGGCATGCGCTGGCCCCGTATTCAGGGACGGCGCAGCGCGCTCCCGCGCTCCTGGACGGGCTGTATCAGATCGCCCGGGCGTTTACGGTAGGGACGACCGGGGATGGCCTGGCGGCGGCAGCGGCGATCGCCGGCTGGACGCTGGCTGCCGGAATCGGGGCGTGGCGGTCCTTCCGGTCTTCGCTGGAGGAAGGCCTCTGGTTGATTGGGCACCTGGCTGCGCCGATTGCGGCGACCTTCCTGGTGGCCCGGAGCCGATCGGTTTTCGCTCCCCATTATATGATCACCGCCCTTCCCTTCTGGATCCTTCTGGCGGCGATCGGCATGGGAGAGCTCCGGGGAGGGAAGCCGTGGCGCTGGGGGTTCCTGGGCCTGTGCAGCCTGGGGATCGGGCTCGGTTTCGCCCAGAGCCTGGTGCATTATTACGCGGATCCCCGGTATGCCAAGAGCCCTCCGATCCGGGAGCTGACCGCCGAGCTGCATCGGAAGGCCCAGCCCGGGGATTACGCGCTGATTACATTTCCCGATCCGTCGTTCACATATTATCATCGAGACGCCATCCCCTGGGGGATGCTGCCGTCTATACAGCCTTTCCAGCGGGCGGAAACCCTCGCCGCCCTGGAGCGCCTCGCTTTGCAGCACCAGCGGATCTGGCTGATCCCGATCCACCTGCCCATGTGGCCGGGATCCGAGGAGGTCGAGCGCTGGCTGCGCCTGCACGCGGAGCTTCGGGAGGAACAGGCCTTCGGCCCGCTGCGGCTGCTCGCGTTCCGGCCGGAGGCGCGCGCCCTGGCGGAGATGCGTCCAGCAACGGCGCGTTGGGCGGATGGGATCGAGCTGGTGGCCTTCCGGCTCGAGCCTGAAGGCGCTGTGCCCCGGGGCGGAAGGCTGCGCGTCTCGACCGCATGGCGGCGATGGGGAGAGGTTCGGGAGGAGCACAGCGTGTTTGTGCATCTCCTGGATGAGACCGGCCGGCTGATCGCCCAGGACGATCATCCGGTGGGCCGAGGATCCTATCCCTCCGTGGCGTGGTCCGGTGAGGAGATCCTGTTCGAGTATTTCGATTTAAAGATTCCTGAACATGTTGCTCCGGGTCGCTACCGCCTGGTCATCGGGCGATACAACTGGGAGACCCTGATTCGCATCCCGGTGGGGACTTCGGATCACCTCGAGCTCGGGATCGTTGAGGTTGGCCCATGATCACACGACGGGACGTGGGATGGTCGCTGGGGTTGGGGATGCTTGCCTTCGCGGTGTATTTCCTGACCTATTCCGGCTACCCAATCAGCGATGATGAGCGGGCGATGTTCGCCTCTGCCTCGAGCTTTCAGAAGATCGGGCGCTTCACCATCCACCCCCTTTACTATCTGGATGTCAAGCCCGGCAGCGCGAACGTAGGCATGTACGCAGTGTCGGGAGAGATGGTTCCCAATTACGAGCCCCTTCAGATCGTAGCAATGGTTCCCCTGCTCGGGCTGAGCGATCTTCTGGGAACGGGGCGCTTCCAGACGGCCATGCTGCTGGGCCCGATGGTCGCCGCAGCCACGGTCGGCGCGCTCTATCTGATTTTGAGAGGCCTGAACTTCTCCGCCCCGACTGCCACGGCCACCGCGTTGCTGTTCGCCTTTGGGACGATGGCCTGGCCCTACAGCCAGCGGCTGTTCCGGGAACCTCTGGCCGGGTTCTGGCTGTTGCTGGCCTTCGGGGCACCCTTTCTCATCCCCAGGCCGCCTGAAGCGCTCTTCTTCCTGGCTGGGCTGGCTTTCGGAGGGGCGGTGGCGACCAAGCAATCCGCTCTGATCGCCCTTCCGGGCCTCCTCATGGCTCTCTATCCATCTATGCGTTTTCCTTCCCGGCGGATGGCGCTTCAGGCGGGGATGGCCGCGCTGGCTGGCTTCATGATTGTGATGATCCCTGCTCATCTGTATTACCGGACCACTCTGGCTGGCGTTCCGGCGTTCGCCCGTAATGTGGTGGAGTATTCGCGCTCGCCGGAGCTTGTGCTCTCTGAGCCGGAGCAGATGGTCCGTCGAGCCCTGGCCCTGACGGTAAGCCCCGGCAAGGGGGTGCTCATCTATTCGCCAGCCTTGCTGCTGGCCCTGGCGGGGCTCGGGAGGCTCTTTCGAACCTATCCCTTTCTTGCCGGGGGCCTGACGGCCTTCGCTGCCCTTCATCTAATCGGTTACAGCCGTCAGATCATCTGGTGGGGTGGCCTGAGCTGGGGACCGCGATATATGATCCCTCTGATTCCTGGGATGATGCTCGCCGCCGCCCCGGCTGTGGCTCATCTCCTCCGGCCGCCCCGCCGTTGGGGTCTCCCCTTGCTGATCGGTCTCGGGCTGCTGGCCATGCTTCCCCAGCTGGCCGGCGTCCTGGTGGATCCCCGCGTCTTTGAAGGCGAGCTGGATCGCTCCTTATATCATGTGCTGAGGGATTATCCGCAGGCGATGGAGCGCGTGGCCTGGGATCTGGCTTACAACCCGATCCTGGGCCACTGGCGGATGCTGGATGGGGCAGATCCGGCGCCCGCATGGATCCGCAAGGGGCCAGGTTGGCACATCCTCTGGCTTCCGATAGCGATCAGTCTTGGGGCAGGTCTGTGCGCCCTGGGGATCCTCCAGCAGCTCCGACAGGCTTCCGAGACGCTGCCTGGGCGAAACCTCCTTCTGATCGGGGGGCTCAGTGTGGGGGCGTTCCTGGCGGCGGCATGGTCCCTCCACGCGATCGCGGACGATCCCCGCTACGATTTCCACGAGAACGCCCGCTTCCTTCGGCCGATGATTGAGGACCTCAATCGGGAGGCGCAAGCGGGGGACGTGCTGTTGATGACCTATCCGTATTTCGGCGATTACTTCCTGAACTGGCTGCGGGCGCCTGTGGACTGGTATGGGATCTTCTCCGCCGCTTTCCCTCTCCCGGAGCCCCAGCGGATGTTGCTGGACCGCGTCCTCGCCCGGCATCCCCGGGTCTGGCTGATGCGGCCGTGGAATCGCTGGCATGAGCCGGAGCCCGGGATCGAGCGTTATCTGCTGGAGCACGCCTATAAGGTTCGCGAAAACGATTATGAAGACTGGATGAGGTTGATCCTCTACCTGAGCCCTCGAGGGGGGTGGCATATCGTTGGGGGAGGCATCCGCTGGGCCCATGGGCTGGAGTTGAGCGCAGCGGCCATCCAGGGGGAGACGACACCGATCTCCGGGGCGGACAAGCCGATCCTCCACCTGCAAAGGGGGGCTCCTCTGCGCCTGACCCTGATCTGGCAAGCGGTGCGCCCCTCCCCTTCCTCTCGCAAAGTGTTTGTGCACATCGGCCATCCGGATCAGCCGCCCCTGTTGCAACAGGATCGTCTTCCTCAGGATGGGTGGGGACGGATCGAGGAGTGGATGCCGGGCTGGCCTGTTCTGGACCGCTATGGGTTTTTGCTCGATCTACCGCCCGGCCGCTATATCCTGCGCATCGGATTCTACGATGAGAGGACAGGCAGTCGAGAGCCCTCCGATCATGGCGAAGTGGTGGATCTGCTGGACCTCGAGGTTCGCTGAGGTCGCGCGACGCCATGGGCCGCCGATCCTCCTGTTCGCCGCGTTATCGGTCGCGCTGACCTGGCCGGTGGCGCTGACAGCGTCCTCGCATCTTGAGAACGATGGGGATGCCGTGTTGAACGCGTGGACGCTGGGATGGGTGGCGACTCATTTGCGACATCCCGCCCAGCTCCCCCACGCGCCCAATTTTTATCCTTACCCTTACACGCTGTATTTTTCCGAACATCTCATCGGGGCCGCGCTGTTGATCGCGCCGGTGATCGGGCTCACGGGCAACCCGGTGCTGGCCTACAACGTGCTGTTCCTCTCCGCCTTTGTTCTCTCCGCCGGGTCCATGTATGCCCTCGTTTCCTGGATGACGGGGGATCGATCGGCGGCGATGCTGAGCGGAATGCTATTCGCCTCTATGACGCTTCGGTTCGGGCCTTCGCCCCAGCTCCAGGTTTTGCTGAATTTCGGGATCCCACTGGCTCTTCTGTTCTTCCTGCGGGCCCTGCGGACCGGTCGATGTCGAGATGTCGTGGGGTTGGGGGGGGTCTTCGCGCTCCAGTTTCTGATATCGCTCTATCACGGCCTGTTCACAGCGGTGGGTTTAATCAGCGTGGGAGCCGAACAGCTTATGCGCAACCCCCGGGCCCGCCGGGCCGCCCTCTGGGGGAGGATCGCCCTCGCCATGGCCGCCGCGGCCGGGCTTCTGCTTCCGGTCACATGGCCTTACCTGGAGGCGCGCCGCTGGGTGGGAGCGCGGGGGCTGGATCAGCAGGCCCTCTTTGGGGCGCTCAGCTACCTGCTGGTACCCCATGGACATCTTTACGCCGCGCTCCCACCTTTCCGCGAGGTCCACCGGTATGCCCACATTGAGACCCTTTTCCCGGGGGTGGTGCCCCTGGCGCTGGCCGCCTATGGCCTTTGGCGGAGCCGCTCTCCCTGGCGCCGGCCCTTCGCCCTGTTGCTGGCCCTGGGATGGATATTCTCCCTCGGCCCGGCGCTCCGTCTGCGGCTGGAGGATCCGCCGCTGATCCCGGCGATGCCTTATGTTCTCCTCTGGCGCTTCTTCCCGGGCTTTCAGGCCATCCGCGTCCCCGCTCGGATGTTTGTGCTGGCTCAGCTGGGCCTGGCCGGGCTGGCCGGCCTTGGCTGGCACGCGTGGCACCCCCGGCGGATCCCTCGAGCCGGGGGGGTTCTCGCCGTGCTGGCCCTGGCGACCCTGGAAGCCTATCGGGGTCCCTTCCCCCGGTATCCGGCGCCGCAGCCCTTGCCGGATCTGGACCGGCACCTCGCCAGCCATCGCCCGACAAGCCCCTTTATCGAGCTTCCCACTCTCCGAACCCTGGACGTGCTGTCCGATGCCGAGACCATGCGCCGGTTGACCCATGCCCAGTTTGCCACCCTGTATCGAGGGCAACCGACGCCCATTGGCTACAGCGGGTTCTTTCCTCCCCTGTTCTGGGAGGTGGCGGATCGTCTCCTGGTCTTCCCATCCCGTGAGAGCCTGGCTTTTTTGGAAGATCTGGGTGTACGGGCCATCCTGGTTCGAACCGATGGCTGGGCTCCGGGGGAGCGGGAGGCCCTGGAGGCCCGCTGGGCGCTGTTCCGGGATTCCTTTGAGAGGGAGGCGGAAACGCCCGCCGGGACGCTCTACTGGATTCGGGAGCGCCCGCGGTCCACGGTCGGGGAAATCGACGTCACCGGCGTGCCCGTGGGGGATCGGATCTGGATCTTCCTGAATCTCCCACGGGGCGCGTGGCCCTGGCGGATCTCGATCACGCCCGGTCGCTATCGACTGGAGATCACCCCGCTGAACCGCGCGAGCGTCCCTCCCTCTTATGTCCTGGAGGGGGCTCTCCCCCGCGTTCTGCCGTTCTACCTGGAGAAGTTGCCCATCGGGGTTCTCCCCCTGCCCG
Above is a genomic segment from Thermoflexus sp. containing:
- a CDS encoding glycosyltransferase family 39 protein, with protein sequence MRGTAAGHRRAIPVAALALLGAGFFLRVWRIALPSLRGDEAFSWMIARQDPGSILRFIWEAREPHSPLPFLWMKVWIGWAGDGEFTLRFHSLFLTFLILPLVGWWLRSLGRDRAIAIAGMALASVHPYLIWQSQDARQYGTLAFFGVAEPAALLQALRTGRKRDWALFILIGTLGAYYHYNLIILFALQGLWIVAFRRRLLRPWGMAQGAVLMLFLPGAILAGHALAPYSGTAQRAPALLDGLYQIARAFTVGTTGDGLAAAAAIAGWTLAAGIGAWRSFRSSLEEGLWLIGHLAAPIAATFLVARSRSVFAPHYMITALPFWILLAAIGMGELRGGKPWRWGFLGLCSLGIGLGFAQSLVHYYADPRYAKSPPIRELTAELHRKAQPGDYALITFPDPSFTYYHRDAIPWGMLPSIQPFQRAETLAALERLALQHQRIWLIPIHLPMWPGSEEVERWLRLHAELREEQAFGPLRLLAFRPEARALAEMRPATARWADGIELVAFRLEPEGAVPRGGRLRVSTAWRRWGEVREEHSVFVHLLDETGRLIAQDDHPVGRGSYPSVAWSGEEILFEYFDLKIPEHVAPGRYRLVIGRYNWETLIRIPVGTSDHLELGIVEVGP
- a CDS encoding glycosyltransferase family 39 protein; translated protein: MPVRPWIHTHRRGDLVALALLGLGWGLRIHGLTYHSIWLDEGAALWIARLPLGVLLERTMAFREEVSPPLYFLLLKGWIALAGDGDFALRFFSAGWMLIGLAFLFPLGRIAFGRAIGRLALAMGVLQPYLVWFSQEVRVYGLLFALSSLSTLELLRALQRNRWSSWLRYGVAIAAACYTHLTALWMITAHLALAAWEGRRLGWPPRWLLALTVILLAGWPLALRAWLSQQGTVFWWNPPQPLGAAVQLLIITWTVYQIPPGFPEAVLWIYMGAVLLIGLLRLRGFSPVRWGISLGLGWGLWYLTSQRFPLTSPRYWMSLTPMFLIGLAALIAWGKPSARSRAWMVAAWMGWVGISVPGLRELWSPRSAKEDWRGAAAWISAYAGPRDGALFFAEYVRFPFFHYYRKPLDHRAFAHPLPDRSVAERTLNDLGLEQYETLWYIRAHADWADPQDLVDQVLRSRYPVRMEVFPEKIRIRAYAIRWQREDLPPGARPTFLSFPGGWILRGFQHAGSGGVRPRAWGVFPPTRQLHLTLYWQRRAAHRSEVHLRAALMDSGGRLRGEALPPRDGLLLRHPPAEWPVGPLIVDDRDLLLPEDLPPGRYRLAVWVEQPGEASPSPQILDEIEVLP